Proteins encoded by one window of Leptospira barantonii:
- a CDS encoding DUF1499 domain-containing protein gives MTLGLQNGKLGLCPETPNCVSSFCLESDSEHFIKPLSFSGKPEEAKARLKAILAETPRTNIIKEEDKYLYVEFTSFLWRFVDDVEFLIDPNASVIHVRSASRLGKSDLGVNRKRIEKIRSAFSP, from the coding sequence ATGACCCTCGGACTTCAAAACGGAAAATTAGGACTTTGTCCGGAAACTCCGAACTGTGTGAGCAGTTTTTGTCTCGAGTCCGATTCGGAACATTTTATCAAACCTTTGTCCTTTTCCGGAAAACCCGAGGAAGCAAAAGCGAGACTGAAGGCGATTCTGGCCGAAACCCCTCGAACCAACATTATAAAAGAGGAAGACAAATATCTGTACGTAGAATTTACGAGTTTCTTGTGGAGATTTGTGGACGACGTCGAGTTTTTGATCGATCCGAACGCATCGGTGATTCATGTACGTTCGGCTTCGAGGTTGGGAAAATCGGATTTGGGAGTCAATCGTAAGAGAATCGAAAAAATTCGAAGCGCATTCTCACCTTGA
- the carB gene encoding carbamoyl-phosphate synthase large subunit, which produces MPRREDIRSVLILGSGPIVIGQACEFDYSGTQAAKALKEKGIRVILLNSNPATIMTDPDLADATYVEPMTVQVVQKILEKEKPDAILPTVGGQTALNLALACNTAGLLEKYNVELIGAKVDAIKKAEDRELFKKAMEKIGVRVPESGLANNLKDAFEIKKRLGLPLIVRPAFTLGGTGGGIAFTEETFEEVVSKGLKASPISQVLLEESVLGWKEFELEVMRDLADNVVIICSIENIDPMGVHTGDSITVAPQQTLSDKEYQNLRDMSIAIIREIGVETGGSNIQFAVNPANGDVIVIEMNPRVSRSSALASKATGFPIAKIAALLSIGYTLDEIKNDITRVTPASFEPSIDYVVTKVPRFAFEKFPGTDDTLGVQMKAVGEAMAIGRTFKESFQKALRSLEIDRYGFGSDGYFQELLYARSLNPDQRKEWIDSFLKRPNDKRIFYIKLAFDEGYTVDRIHDLCKVDRWFLWQMEDLLKLEKEYSEKGNSVLSKMKQAGFSNRQLSFLKNKKQILDLLDGSLRVDLKKTEIQNLLKKSEEEIESELGSKKILPVYKRIDTCAGEFEAYTPYFYSSYDEEDESDVTPAKSVMILGGGPNRIGQGIEFDYCCCQASYALQDLGVESIMVNSNPETVSTDYDTSDRLYFEPLTLEDVFRIYQNEKPEGVIIQFGGQTPLKLAKDLERKGVKILGTSPDSIDRAEDRKRFIEVLEKLKLNSPESGIATSMEEAREIAQKITYPVLVRPSYVLGGRAMLIINEEKELDRYMEKAEEISKDRPLLIDSFLEDAVEVDVDALCDGKDVFVTGIMEHIEEAGVHSGDSACVLPPQTLSKKMMDEIRKATVNLALELQVKGLINIQYAVKEEVLYIIEVNPRASRTVPFVSKALGHPIVKYATRIMMGEPLKSLPLPKEMAFSQVSVKEVVLPFNKFPGVDTILGPEMRSTGEVMGIAATAGEAFLKSQYMAGDELPSQGTVFVSINDKTKSELLSYIKDLSELGFNLIATSGTHKFLSDNGILSSKINKVYDGVFPTALDYIRENKIHLIINTPLSRVTRDDSFTIRQAAIRFKVPCLTTSNAAKALIKGMVEMKNKGFTIHSLQEIHALPKVL; this is translated from the coding sequence ATGCCTAGAAGAGAAGACATTCGCTCCGTACTCATCCTGGGTTCCGGTCCGATCGTAATCGGACAGGCTTGTGAATTCGATTACTCCGGAACACAGGCCGCGAAAGCCCTGAAAGAAAAAGGGATTCGTGTTATCTTACTGAACTCAAACCCGGCCACGATCATGACCGACCCCGATCTCGCGGACGCCACGTATGTGGAACCGATGACGGTTCAAGTCGTTCAAAAAATTCTTGAGAAAGAAAAACCGGACGCAATTCTTCCCACGGTCGGAGGTCAGACCGCTCTCAATCTCGCTCTTGCCTGCAATACCGCGGGTCTTTTGGAAAAATACAACGTCGAACTGATCGGCGCCAAAGTGGACGCGATTAAAAAAGCCGAAGACAGAGAACTTTTCAAAAAGGCGATGGAAAAGATCGGAGTACGAGTTCCCGAATCCGGTCTCGCCAACAATCTCAAAGACGCATTCGAAATCAAAAAAAGACTCGGACTTCCGCTCATCGTTCGTCCCGCGTTTACTCTCGGAGGAACCGGAGGCGGAATCGCGTTCACCGAAGAAACCTTCGAAGAAGTAGTTTCCAAAGGTCTCAAAGCTTCACCGATCAGCCAGGTTCTTTTGGAAGAATCGGTTCTCGGTTGGAAAGAATTCGAACTCGAAGTGATGAGAGATCTCGCGGACAACGTGGTCATCATCTGTTCGATCGAGAACATAGATCCGATGGGAGTTCACACGGGAGATTCCATCACCGTAGCTCCGCAACAAACTCTTTCCGATAAGGAATATCAAAATCTGCGCGACATGTCGATCGCGATTATCCGCGAGATCGGCGTGGAAACCGGCGGCTCCAACATTCAGTTTGCGGTCAATCCCGCGAACGGAGACGTGATCGTGATCGAAATGAATCCGAGGGTTTCCCGTTCTTCCGCTCTTGCGTCGAAGGCCACGGGATTTCCGATCGCTAAGATCGCGGCTCTTCTCTCCATCGGATACACGTTAGACGAAATTAAGAATGATATCACCCGAGTTACGCCGGCTTCTTTCGAACCTTCGATCGACTATGTCGTAACAAAAGTTCCCCGTTTTGCGTTCGAAAAATTTCCCGGAACCGACGATACGCTCGGAGTTCAGATGAAGGCCGTCGGAGAAGCGATGGCGATCGGAAGGACGTTTAAGGAGAGTTTTCAAAAGGCTCTTCGTTCCTTGGAGATCGACCGTTACGGTTTCGGTTCGGACGGATACTTTCAAGAATTATTATATGCAAGAAGTCTAAACCCGGATCAAAGAAAGGAATGGATCGATTCCTTTTTGAAACGCCCGAACGACAAACGTATTTTTTACATCAAACTCGCTTTTGACGAGGGTTATACCGTGGATCGGATCCACGATCTATGCAAGGTGGACAGATGGTTCCTCTGGCAGATGGAAGACCTTCTCAAATTGGAAAAAGAATATTCCGAAAAGGGAAATTCCGTTCTTTCCAAGATGAAACAGGCCGGTTTTTCCAATCGTCAGCTTTCTTTTCTAAAGAATAAAAAACAAATTCTGGATCTGCTCGACGGTTCTCTTCGAGTCGATCTCAAGAAAACGGAAATCCAAAATCTTCTTAAAAAATCCGAAGAGGAAATCGAATCGGAACTCGGTTCCAAAAAGATTCTTCCCGTTTACAAAAGAATCGATACATGCGCCGGAGAATTCGAGGCTTACACTCCTTACTTCTATTCTTCTTACGATGAAGAAGACGAATCCGACGTCACTCCGGCTAAGTCCGTGATGATTCTCGGCGGTGGTCCGAACCGAATCGGTCAAGGAATCGAGTTCGACTACTGTTGTTGCCAGGCTTCGTACGCTCTTCAGGACTTAGGCGTGGAATCCATTATGGTAAACTCGAACCCGGAGACTGTTTCGACCGATTACGATACGTCCGATCGTCTTTACTTCGAGCCTTTGACGCTCGAAGACGTGTTCCGCATCTATCAAAATGAAAAACCGGAAGGTGTTATCATTCAGTTCGGCGGTCAGACCCCGTTGAAACTCGCGAAGGATCTGGAAAGAAAGGGAGTTAAAATTCTCGGAACCAGCCCCGATTCCATCGACCGCGCGGAAGACAGAAAACGTTTTATCGAAGTATTAGAAAAATTGAAACTGAATTCTCCGGAAAGCGGGATCGCAACTTCGATGGAAGAGGCGAGAGAGATCGCGCAGAAGATCACCTATCCGGTGTTAGTCCGTCCGAGTTACGTTCTCGGCGGAAGAGCGATGCTCATCATCAACGAGGAAAAAGAACTCGATCGTTACATGGAAAAGGCGGAGGAGATCTCGAAAGATCGTCCTCTTTTGATCGATTCCTTTTTGGAAGACGCCGTGGAAGTGGACGTGGACGCACTTTGCGACGGTAAAGACGTGTTCGTAACCGGGATCATGGAACATATCGAGGAAGCCGGAGTTCATAGCGGCGACTCGGCTTGTGTTCTTCCTCCGCAAACACTTTCCAAAAAGATGATGGACGAAATCCGCAAAGCCACCGTGAATCTCGCTCTCGAACTTCAAGTTAAGGGTCTGATCAACATTCAATACGCGGTTAAGGAAGAAGTTCTTTATATCATCGAAGTAAACCCGAGAGCGTCGAGAACGGTTCCTTTCGTTTCGAAAGCGCTCGGACATCCGATCGTAAAATACGCGACTCGGATCATGATGGGAGAACCTTTAAAAAGTCTTCCACTTCCGAAAGAGATGGCGTTCTCTCAGGTTTCCGTGAAGGAAGTTGTTCTTCCGTTTAATAAATTTCCGGGTGTCGATACGATTCTCGGTCCCGAGATGCGTTCCACGGGCGAGGTGATGGGAATCGCGGCGACCGCCGGAGAAGCGTTCTTAAAATCTCAGTATATGGCCGGTGACGAACTTCCTTCTCAAGGAACCGTCTTTGTAAGTATCAACGATAAGACCAAGTCCGAACTTCTTTCCTATATCAAGGATCTTTCCGAACTCGGTTTTAATCTGATCGCAACTTCCGGAACTCATAAGTTTCTTTCGGACAACGGGATTCTTTCCTCTAAGATCAACAAGGTGTATGACGGAGTGTTTCCTACGGCGCTGGATTATATTCGGGAGAATAAAATTCATCTGATCATCAATACTCCGCTTTCGAGAGTTACGAGAGACGATAGTTTTACGATCCGTCAGGCGGCGATTCGGTTTAAGGTTCCTTGTCTAACGACCTCTAACGCGGCTAAGGCGCTCATCAAGGGAATGGTGGAGATGAAGAACAAGGGATTTACGATCCATTCTCTTCAGGAAATCCACGCCCTGCCAAAGGTTCTCTAA
- a CDS encoding thioredoxin family protein, which translates to MSLLESEKVPLGSLLPSFQLPDPNGKMYSSDQISGSTGLLLVVTCNHCPYAQAIWPRLIRFAGEILSLGVKTVAINPNIRPDYPDDSPEVMLSKIKEWEIPFPYLVDETQEVARKLKAMCTPDIYLYDSDQKLFYHGRMDDNWKNEKQVSRKELEYAVHQLVKGNPAPINQMPSMGCSIKWKE; encoded by the coding sequence ATGTCTCTTCTCGAATCAGAAAAAGTCCCCTTGGGAAGTTTATTACCTTCCTTTCAATTGCCAGATCCCAACGGAAAAATGTATTCTTCCGATCAGATTTCCGGATCCACGGGTTTGTTGTTGGTCGTAACCTGTAATCACTGTCCTTATGCACAAGCGATTTGGCCGAGACTGATCCGGTTTGCGGGAGAAATTCTTTCCCTCGGAGTTAAGACGGTTGCTATCAATCCGAACATTCGCCCCGATTATCCGGACGATTCTCCCGAGGTGATGCTTTCTAAGATCAAGGAATGGGAAATTCCGTTTCCGTATCTCGTGGACGAAACCCAGGAAGTGGCCCGAAAGCTCAAAGCTATGTGCACCCCCGACATCTATCTTTACGATTCCGATCAAAAACTTTTTTACCACGGAAGAATGGACGACAACTGGAAGAACGAAAAACAGGTTTCGAGAAAGGAACTTGAATACGCGGTCCATCAACTCGTAAAGGGAAATCCGGCTCCGATCAATCAAATGCCTTCGATGGGTTGTTCCATCAAGTGGAAGGAATAA